ATTTTCACATTGCGTTACACATTTTGTCAACAAGATTATTCAGCACCAATTATTTTTCAAggtttccaagaaaaattaatatttttcaataaaattttagcgTTTTATAAATTACTAGAACAGTGTGCATAAGGgtgtttgaaattagttttttatttaattttaaggcaattcgcccggaaattttttcgaatccacagaaaaagaaaccttttttttaaagtaaataacatTTAGAGGTATATTTCCCACGTACCTATTTTACGTATTTGCCAAatgaaaaaagacgtttttgtaaatttaatttagaatcgcCCACGATCGGTAAATCAAGTTAAAACTCGGCATTTATTattacaattagccatagaatcaaaataaaatatttctttttaaatatcacccccataggTCTATTTTATAAGGTCCTAataaaaccccataagtgaaaaaatgagttttgcgagattttgccgctaattttgaattttttacgttttttaatgcaaattatttctaatatataaaatacttctttatactgataattagattattatataaattatttaaacattttattattgcttttagCAATTGCCTCTTAAAATAgtgttagaaagttgcggttttttcaaaaaatttccactttttgtccaatttttaattggaGTGAGATAGTAGTTCGAATAAATTAAcagttataattaattaatgataaaaaaatgttttaaacaatttattattatttttaaggatactcaatttgaaaaatgctagaaattgcgcttttttctaaaattttcaactattagtCGACTTTTTACATGGAGCGagttaataattagtttaatttagcaagagtaattatttaaacaaattattgtccataactatcttcttctttattaatgctagatagttgcggtttttttctgaaatttttaccttttCCCCCACTTTTTATACAGTGAAGTAATTCATAATGCAAGTTAACGAACAaagttgtttgaacaatttaatattgtttataaatatcttttaaatatgtGCTAAATGTTGCTCAATCTTaaactttttatccacttttctcATAGtggggtaataattaatgcaagttaacaaaaatgcttatttaaacaattaattattgtttcttattgttattttagttataaacaaataataagtaaaacAGAACAAGAATCAGTTTTCAAATAGGATTGTACTttcttaagtaaattattttcactcttttcccaattaaaaaaaattaatttaagaaaaaaagctatcttacacaagagacaaaaacaaagaatggaataatcaGGGAAAAAGGCAaagattaattaaacatttaagaaaaaactacaattttctaACTATTATctgagagaagatagttataaaaaataataaattgtttaaataactatttttgttaactcGCATCAATTATTTGTTATCTCGCTAAGTGAAAAGtggagaaaaagttaaaaattgtagaaaaaactgcaactatctgatattaatatagatgacaatagttataaacaaagcAAATTTTATAACAccattatttttgctaaatttagtTAAGTATTAGGACACTGCAAGCCTCAACTATCTGGTATTAATGTGAAAGAAGATAGCTTTAtactataataatttgtttaaacaaaaattttgtttcagaaaaaaacgccatttatagtattattttacgaaaatatttctatcgataataataataaattgattaaataaattattttaattaacattaatgaaatattttcttctcctaattgaaaatttgacaaaacagtggaacgtttttgttgaaaactgcgactttctatctctattctaagaaaaaatggctataaacaataataaattaattaaacaatgtatCTAAACTTCCAATTattagtataaagtagtattttttacattaaaaacaattgGCATTCAGAAAACCGCAACAAAATCagaattagcgccaaaaactggaaaaacccattttttcagtTATGGGGTTTTGATGGTGCCCTATGCTACATACTAATGAGgatgttatttaaaaagtaatattttactcGCATTTTGCGGCTAATCGTGAAGCAAAATGTTAAGTGTCAactcgattcagctaatattgacagttctgaataaaatgtaccaaaacgtcttttttatgggaaatacgtctTAAACTTTATTGGACTTGCGCTACctgtaaataaaagtttttttcaaaacaaaaaaattgatttctttttgagtgaaattttccaatgcatttttggacctcATTGCGCAACTCACAGAGGGGGCGTAGAGTGGGGAGTAGGGCCAATGAGGAGCTGATAGGGGCAATAGGGAAGATAAGGAGCAGGGTAATAAGGGGAGTAGGGGAATCAGGGAGAAATGACGAGATGTAAGTAGGGCAAGTGAAGGGTATAGAAGTAGGGGACGTGAGAGGGAATGTGGCTAAGGTGTAGTAGAAGAATTGGTGGGAAATGAGGGGGTTAGAGAAAATGAGGGTAAATTTCGAGGGAAATGAGGAGAGGAGGAAGCAGATGAGAAAGAAGTTGGAGAAGAGAAGGGTGGCAAAGGTTTAGGTGTAGAGGGGAAAATAGTAGAGTAGAGGAAGTAGCGAAATTTAGGGAGAGTAGTGGAAGTGCTGAGAAATGACGAGAGTTCAGTAGAGCAAGAGAAGGGTGCGGAAGTAGAGGACGTGATAGGAAATGTGGGTAAAGTGAAGTAGGAGAATCAATAGGAAATGAGGGTGGGTAAATATGGAATGTTAGAGGAAACGAGAAGGTTGAAGGAAGGGAGACAAAATGTCGAGGAAAATGAGAAGACGATGGAGATGAGAAGGAAGTTGGGGAATGGGAGGAAATCAAATGCTGAAAAGTGGAGAGGAATAATAGCAGagtagggaaagtaggggaatttATGTAGAGGAAGGGAGGGGAAATTTTTGAGGAAAATAAGGAGAGGAGCAAGCAGATGAGGAAGAAGATGCAGAAGAGAAGGGAAGCTAGGTTCGAAGAGTGGAGAAGAATAATAGTGGAGTAAGGAAAGTAGGGGAATTTAATGGAATTggaggaagtgaggagaaattatAGGAGGTAATTAGGAAATGTTACAATGTGGAAGTAGGGGACATGAGAGGCAATGTGTGTAAAGTGAAGTAAGAGAATTGGTGGGAATTGAGGGGAGGGTAAATATGGAAAGTTGGGATAATGTAATGGGAGTAGGGAAGGGAAAgtgtcaacaattaaaaaaattaacaaggtCTAAATTGTTGTTTTctctgtttcaaaaataatttttattaattttttagcccAGGAAGAtgaaggaataaaattttttaagaaagttaaaaataaaatttcaaatctcttttaGTTACCtgccatttttttggtttaaagattatattttctATGATGGCATAAAAAaccgttttaaattattttgatctcaaatttttatagaaaattaattttgtattttattttaaatagtgtttTTTCGGTTTGAGAGTTctagtaaataaattattagagaTAAGAGGATAAGGAATGAGGGGATTGTAAAGAGGTTTAATGAACTGGAACAGATCATGGTAGTAGGGAGATAAGATTACGTGTAATGTGCATGGCGtccctttttttaacaattttatcgaTGTGAGAAATCAAAATTCGCCCGaggtagagcaaaaaaatatttcacagaatattttaagttttttaaaaacaataattttcgatAATCATGCATTACATAAATCagataaatggttaaatttgcaagCAGAGAAATGAGTTATTAcgcgtaaacatttttttaatttttaataaaaatagatgaatttatctAAGAAGATAATTCTgggataaaatagttaaatttttttaataaaaagatgaattttcaacaaaggcatcaattttcagcaaatttttgaattttgaaatctaaCAGACGAATTGtttacaaagaagttaaatttccaagactgaaatatatttcttcaacaaaaaaggtaatagtctaccaaatatgtaaattttaagaaaaaaatggtttaatttttaacctaatatttgaattttcaacaaaaatataaatttttatccaagtagtagaatttaaagctaaagttatgaattttctataaaacagttcaattttcaaatacatagtttagtttactaaaaaataatggaatacaacaaaaagtttaatttgtatcaaaaataagtGAATACTGAAaccaaaatacaattattttcaattaatcagttttattttaaaccaaaatgatttttgaacaaagaagattaattttccgcaaaaaagattaattctcaacaaaatacgtgaagttTCAAGTAAATACTTGCATCTAAGACCACAAAtaaaacgaatattaaaaaaaatagaaaaatattcaataaaaaatgaatttgcataaaaaaacggatttttagtcaaaaatatttgaactttctgaTTAGATACTactaattcagttcgaattttaGCGataaaacgagaaaagggggaagtttcttcgaaatataaattttcaaccaaaaagttcgttttaaacaaaaaatttgaattttcattacagaagatgaattttctgagaaaacagtttaattttcagctcaaaattagaattttttaaccataaagtaaattttaaaccaaaatttaaattctcacgaaaaaagacgatttttttagaaaacatttaatttttaacaaaacaaaaatatgagtttttaactacaaaggtaaattttaattttcaagaaaaaactgaattttctgacaaaaccgttcaattttaaataaaaatatgaatttttaaccaaatgtttgaatttttcaccaaactgttgaatttttatgagcaAGGgtgatttttctgtaaaacagtttaattttcaacacaaaaaaaaataaattttaaagaaaaaattaaatttttaatcagttagttaaattttctgctaaaatatattagtttattttcaaaaaatagttttctttgtaGCCAAAAACaagaagttttaattataaagttaattttacactaaatatttgatttgttaagaaaaaagttaaattttctacaaagcaagttaattttcaactggaaaatattaatttttggccaTAAAGTTCATTTTAcacttaatatttgaattttcaagaaaaaagtcaattttcaatcaagtagttgaattttataccaaattagtttaatttaaaaatgaaagtttattttccaaccaaagagatcatttttcaactaaaatgatattttttcaaccaaagaattattCATTAACAAACTAGTTTATTCTTAAATGAAGATAGACAGCAAAATTCTaaacctattattttttctacaaaaatgattaaatttccaaccccgaaacgacgatttttcaacaaaatagttgatactTTAGTAGAAATAAGATagctttcaacaacaaaaaaagaaaatttcaaaaatatagttaaattgtcaatcgaaaaaaatcaatatttaataaagaagttcaaatttctatatactttcaacagaatagttaaatttttaaccaaaaagatcaatcttcaacaaaaaatcaatatttaacaaagtagtttaaatttcaatgaattgattgaatttttaaataaaaaagataatttatcaacaaaaaatggaatagaaaattctcagttaaaaaaattaatttccaagaacaacaaaaaactgatttttaacaaaattgtgcaattcttaacttaaattataaatctttaatcgaaaaatattaatgtttgacAAAGAAGTTGATCtttcaatgaagtagttgaattttcaacgaaaaatataataaataatttaatgttaattgtttttctccattttttaagaacaggaaaaaaattatttattaaactaattgcttttattttaaaaaaacacgtataattatttgtcaattttgtaCTATTCGTACTTGGCTTTACTTTTCGATTTCAAAACTAAGACAGTTTTAACTTTAATCTGCTcttaccctgaaaataaattatttgagtttcccCAGGAAAAGAAGCAAACTAGGTGAACAAATTACGCTGGAACCTTGACATAGCGGATCTTAATATATCGACTTCCTAGAAATTTCTACGGCAGCATTCGTGTGTGAGGGGATCCAAGGGACCGAGAGAGAGGCGCCGTGTGCACAGCCAGTGATCTCAACTTTGGCATTCAGAGGTACTGCGCATGTGCTACCGATGCGTGAGAGAAACGGCGCGGCGTGTCATTGCCATAGCAACGGGTTCTCGCTTCGTGTTCCTCTCAAGCATCCCAGCGCAAGCGCAGTACTTCGATATGCCAAAGTTGAGACCACTGAGCACAGCCGAGTTCGCGCAATTCCGCGTTTACAAAGCCCTGAATGTTTACGTTCGGATTTCTTGGAGCGCCAGAAAAGAAATCACCGAGTTACCTCCATGGTCGTTCCATTGGATCACGTCCGGGACCGGGATAATATCAAAGTTACAGGGGGTAGATTATGTACGATTTCACATTTCATTTCCTATTTTTCACGCAAATAAAAGCAGAATACGGAATCAAGTTAATAATCCACCCCCAGTATATATACTGGAAGCTTCCACATATTCATCACTTGTATTGTTAACAAAGTCCTGCGTCATTCAACTGCtcctgtattttgaaaaaatgagggtTCTTTACTCTCTTGGGGCCACCTTGGTATTCATTTTCATTTCTACTGGTAAGTATACTTTTGTCCAAACAATATTATagctttataaacaaattgacgtGTATCCGTTTTCATTTCTTGTTTCAGAGCTCAGTTCGCAGATGGACAatgatcataataataataatcataataatccTAATAACTATCCATACATTGATCCTAATATCTTTCCTAATTTAGATCCTAATAAACCACATCACGCTCTTCATGGCGGCATGTATTTTGCTCATCCACTGCCTTATAATTCTGGCAATTTTCCTGAACCATTTCACAGTTATAACTCTGACCCTTATTTCCACTTGTTTAACACTGAACCCCATTTGCAGCCACTGCTAACATCTGGCCAAAATTATGATAACGTAAGTCCTTCTTTTATCGCACCGGTTCAGCGTACTTCTGACGGAGCCGGTACTTCTAGCGTACCGGGTACTTCTGCCACACCAGGTTATCTTGTACTTCCAACTACTCTAGCATCTCATTTGCAAGGGCAGCATGGTTCTGCTGTCCATCCTCATACCCTTGCCCACCAACCTGAAATAATCGACCTGGATCCTGAACCCGACTCAGTTCCTTTCTGCTTCAATTGTCGcactattttttatgtaaatcctTCTAATACGAATATACAGCGCTATAAGGAAGGTGATCAATGGACTGGATTAGGATATTGTGAAAGGATTATTTATGATGACGGCTATTACCAAATGTCAGCAGATGGACGACGAATGATTAAACTTTCAAGAACAGAACCAACGAAGTTATTAGTATCAATTCCCGATTTGTGGATTCTTGGGATATTAGTTAATAACAATAAGTATTCTGGACTATGGGCTAAAAAAAATGCAGAGTACAAACgaattgcaaaatacttaaatgaacATATAGCTCAACTGATGCATGATAGTGAAGCGGGTCATCTTACTGAAGGGAAACAATTCTATTCAAAACGCAGGCCAACGCAAATAACCCCTGGGTATGTTCAAGAATCGAGTCGACCTCGGCGAGGACATTAATTTCCAACTTCAGACAAAACAACAGTAAAACTCTGATACTGTGCCGGCTTTCGGGCTGTCGATGGTAGGGAACAAACCCGATTGAGTTTCGCTCCGCGTTTGTTTGGACGCGCTTCAACCTGTAcatgtaattatattttattctggCAAACTATCTTCACATTCTTTTATGTAATATATCCACACGAGAGATTGTAAACAGAAGTAAAATATACTTCAATAAAAAACTGTCCGctatagacaatttttttttttttcatctcttcCGTTAAGATGCGTGTGATGATGTTCACATCAATTAAGGCTTAGTAACGAAGCCTCAATGTCAAGAATTCTGatgcaaagaattttttcaaaaagtagatttttaactgaattcgctttaataaaaaactgtccGCTATAgtccattttctattttttcgtctCTTCTGTTGGGATACGTGCGATGACGTTCACATCAATTAAGGCTTAGTAACGAAGCCTCAAAGTCAAGAATTCTgaagtcaagaatttttttaaaaagtacatttttaactgaattcgcTTTGATAAAAAACTGTCTTCTATAGTccactttcaattgatttttacCTCTTCTGTTGAGATGCGTGCGATGATTTTCACATCAATTAAGGCTTAGTAACCAAGCCTCAAGTGAAAAATTCtgaagtaaagaatttttttaaaaagtacatttttaactgaattcgcTTTGATAAAAAACTGTCTTCTATAGTccactttcaattgatttttacCTCTTCTGTTGAGATGNNNNNNNNNNNNNNNNNNNNNNNNNNNNNNNNNNNNNNNNNNNNNNNNNNNNNNNNNNNNNNNNNNNNNNNNNNNNNNNNNNNNNNNNNNNNNNNNNNNNTTCACATCAATTAAGGCTTAGTAACCAAGCCTCAAAGTCAAGAATTCtgaagtaaagaatttttttaaagtacatttttaactgaattcgcTTTAATAAAAACTGTCCGCTATAACCCACTTTCTATTTCTTCACCTCTTCTGTTAAGATGCGTGCGATGACGTTCACATCAATTAAGGCTTAGTAACGAAGCCTCAAAGTCAAGAATTCTgaagtaaagaattttttaaaggtacatttttaactgaatttgctttaataaaaaactgtccGCTATAgtccattttctattttttcgtctCTTCTGTTGCGATACGTGCGATGATGTTCACATCAATTAAGGCTTAGTAACTAAGCCTCAAAGTCAAGAATTCTgaagtaaagaattttttcaaaaagtagatttttaactgaa
This DNA window, taken from Belonocnema kinseyi isolate 2016_QV_RU_SX_M_011 chromosome 9, B_treatae_v1, whole genome shotgun sequence, encodes the following:
- the LOC117180719 gene encoding uncharacterized protein LOC117180719, with the translated sequence MCYRCVRETARRVIAIATGSRFVFLSSIPAQAQYFDMPKLRPLSTAEFAQFRVYKALNVYVRISWSARKEITELPPWSFHWITSGTGIISKLQGVDYRYKEGDQWTGLGYCERIIYDDGYYQMSADGRRMIKLSRTEPTKLLVSIPDLWILGILVNNNKYSGLWAKKNAEYKRIAKYLNEHIAQLMHDSEAGHLTEGKQFYSKRRPTQITPGYVQESSRPRRGH